One Aegilops tauschii subsp. strangulata cultivar AL8/78 chromosome 2, Aet v6.0, whole genome shotgun sequence genomic window, TGACAAGGTCAATGCATGGATCTCACCTAAAATTGGGACGACAAAAGATGGCGGTGGGTTCTGGAGCGTGTGCATGTGGTGCGTGTGCATGTGGTGCGTGCTGCGGATATGTTAGACCAGTTGATGATCTTGGCCTGCCATGGGGCAGCTTGGTAAGGCCTCCGAATTAGATGTTGTGCGTTGATGCGTGATCAAGGTATCAAGCTACTCCATAGCAACATAGATCGTTAGGAAGGTGGGTTTAGATTAGTCCATGTCTTTTCTTTTGTCACACTCTACGAAATAATAAATATGGTGtgtgcatcgtcgatgtagaagTGGGGTTAGCCTTCTTTTAGAAAGAAAATATGAAAGAAGAAAATCCTTCCGGAAGGGAAATGCTTTTTTAAATGTTTCGAAACGGAAAATGTTTAAATGTTTCGAAACGGAAAATGTTGGCAGGACGGAACCGAAAAGGAAAGGAAATGTTTCACGAGCTACCACACATGAAGATATCCCCAGGCCCACCGGGCCAAGTGTCGCAATTCGCGCGGCTGACATCTGTCGTCCCGTCGTCCTCGCTCACATGGGCCGAGCGCCCGAGCCGAACCAAAACCTCTCCCTCCCTTCACCGTGGCCGTCCAGTACGCCACCGTCTTCTTCTTCCCCCGTCCCCACCGCACCCACCATCTCCCGCCTCGCGACTGTCCTACGCGCTTCCAGAACCCAATCCCTAGCCAACCTAACGCTAGATCCCAGTCCCCCAGCCTACTCACGGGACATGGGCGTGGACAATCCGCCGCCGATCACCGGCTCCGGCAGCGACGACGGCGCGTTCGCCTTCATCTCCAAGGGCTGGCGCGAGGTGCGGGACTCGGCGACCGCCGACCTGCAGCTGATGCGGACGCGGACCGACAGGGAGCTGGGGCGCCTCCTCGCGTCGGCGTCGGCTCTCGCGGGGCCCGGACCGGCGCCGCCGGTGGCCGCGGGGGCGCCCTTCGCGGAGCTGGAGTTCGTGCGGAAGCGGATCCAACCCAAGATTGCGGAGCTGAGGAAGCAGTACTCGTCGACAGTGCTCGACGGGTGGCCGCCAAAGTCCGGCGCCAGCCTCCGCGTCGACCTCTCTGGGATTACGGCTATCCGCAACGCCATTGTGTCCAGCGGGAAGGCTGATGGCGGTGACGAGGGGAACAAGGAGTGGGAGGTGGTGAAGATGATACGGAACGGGCTCAAGGAGTTCGAGCGCCGGAGCCTGTCAAGTGAGATGTCTGCTGGGTTTCGTGTCCGCACCGACTTTGTGGAGAAATTTAAACTGAGCTTGGTAAGTTCGACTGTAGCATTCGAACAGTGAATGATGACGTGCACCTAATATACTTTTTTATTAAACCATATGCTTTGCAAATCGAATTTGTTATGACTGGCAGCTTTGGGATCCGTAGCAacaaaatactccctccgttcctaaatatttgtctttctagaggtttcaaatagtgactacatacggaacaaaatgagtaaatctacactctaaaatatgtctatatacatccgtatgcgTTGACtatttgaaatctctagaaagacaaatatttaggaacggagggagtattttataTAATCATGTTAAGCTCAAGTAAAACTATAGGTGGCAGCAGCCAGATTTTTTTCCCCACATTTGTTAGTACTATTTTATTAGATACTCctatctctactcctataaaaatctgagttgatgatgatgatgtgcctgccatctttcaccaatagccgtcagATCTAGATCTGATGAATGCTACAGTTTTGCTAAAAGATGTCCGCACTTGTTTCCATATGTACAAACAACTCATTGTCTCTCACAATCAACCTTATCTCTTCCCCACCGCATCCAGAAGGCCATGGAACAATGTGGTGTGATGGCTGCTGCCtgcgccgtccacccccaattTTGGTGTTCCGTGCAGTGCACGGGCATCTTACTAGTTTAGATATGATAACGTTTTGGTATCTAACTCATTGTTGTGAAATAAATGCACTGTATTTCTAAAATAAGATGACTTTAGGAACAGCTAAAATTAGCAATTTCAGCTTAATATCCCCGTCTATTTTTTCAGCTCGCAATGATCCGATGACATCTGTGCAGCAATTCTACCTTTAAAAACGATACAAAGTACTAAGCAATCTATGAACAATTAAAGTACTAATCTGTGTAATCCGTCATGTGAGCTGTGATGTTTGGTGTCAATTAAAGTACTAATATGTACTACTCATTTTTATTGCAGAAATCTATGAACAAAGAGTCTCAGGAACCGAAGGTAATGCATAAGAAACAATGCCTGAGCTTAACTGCACTTCTTCTGTACAGTTGAAACTTAGGTGACAATTCCGTTTTGAATACATTTCCCTAACGTGAACTTCCGTGGATTCCCTTTGCCTTGTAGTAACCTATTATGACAAAAGCAAGTCCTTTAATAAATATATGTTTAATTCTGCAAACTGCAACACATACTGGTTTAACGTCAATTTTTCAGCACCAAGATCATTACTGTTGCAGAAAAAGAAGAAGCCAATAGATACGATTTGATGCTTATGAATTATGAAGCAGCATAAACGTAGCTAACTTGCAAGTATGACTTCTTTTAGATGACATCGCAAGCCAATTCCTATTGAAATTGCCATTACTTCAAATTCATTAACATTGAATTCGTTTTCCTTAAATACAACAAGCTGGTATGTTTCCTAAAAGCAATCCTTCTTGCTCAAAAAACGCTTGATTCTGTCACTTATGCAATCCTCTGCTTGCCATTTGGTCTGATTAGTCATTGCTTAGGTGTGTATTCTCTGAACTGAATTTGGAATGTAAAGCAGGATGCCCCGCCACTGGATCTAACTGAAATACTGGCATATCTAGTCAGGCAGTCTGGACCATTCTTGGATCAACTTGGTGTACAAAGAGGTACAAAATATAATTATTTGTTTCCTTCAACTCTTGTTTTCTTTTGTGTGTCGAATTTTAAAATTCTTGTTAATATTGTGTTGCAGATCTTTGTGAAAAACTAGTGGACACATTGTACAGTAAACGGAATGGCCGGCTCATGCATCCGCCTTTTTCAGGAGATAGATCCTTAATTCGTAATGAGGACATAACTGATGAGCTTGATCTAAGAATAGCTAGGGTGCTAGAAAGTACTGGCTATCACAGAGAAGGTTTTTGGAACGATCCTGCAAAGTACAAGATCTCAGACAACAGACGACATGTTGCAATTGTCACCACAGCAAGTCTTCCATGGATGACTGGGACAGCTATCAATCCACTGTTCCGTGCTGCATATCTGGCAAGAAGTACAATGCAAAAAGTGACACTAGTGGTTCCTTGGCTCTGTAAGTCAGACCAGCAACTAGTCTACCCGGATAACATCACCTTTAGTTCACCAGAAGAGCAAGAAACTTATATTAGGAACTGGCTACAGGAAAGACTTGGCTTTGCAGCAAATTTTAAGATATCCTTCTATCCTGGCAAGGTAAACATCCAACTCACATATATCATCCCAAGGTCTACGTCTtcagtccatactttgttttcccCAAAGATTTTCATCGTTCATTATCTTCAACAGTTCTCAAAAGAGCGACGAAGCATTATTCCTGCAGGGGATACCTCAGAATTCATTTCCTCAAGAGAAGCTGATATAGCAATTTTGGAAGAACCAGAGCATCTCAATTGGTATCATCATGGGAAACGTTGGACAGACAAGTTCAATCATGTCATTGGCGTAGTTCATACAAATTATCTAGAGTATATCAAAAGGGAGAAAAATGGTGCTCTTCAAGCTTTCCTTGTTAAACATATCAACAATTGGGTGACTAGGGCATACTGCCACAAGGTACAGTGTTTTAGGTCAATTTTTGTGTTGACATCGTGGCTACTACAGTACAACTAATAATGGTGCCTGCA contains:
- the LOC109781057 gene encoding digalactosyldiacylglycerol synthase 1, chloroplastic isoform X1 codes for the protein MGRAPEPNQNLSLPSPWPSSTPPSSSSPVPTAPTISRLATVLRASRTQSLANLTLDPSPPAYSRDMGVDNPPPITGSGSDDGAFAFISKGWREVRDSATADLQLMRTRTDRELGRLLASASALAGPGPAPPVAAGAPFAELEFVRKRIQPKIAELRKQYSSTVLDGWPPKSGASLRVDLSGITAIRNAIVSSGKADGGDEGNKEWEVVKMIRNGLKEFERRSLSSEMSAGFRVRTDFVEKFKLSLKSMNKESQEPKQDAPPLDLTEILAYLVRQSGPFLDQLGVQRDLCEKLVDTLYSKRNGRLMHPPFSGDRSLIRNEDITDELDLRIARVLESTGYHREGFWNDPAKYKISDNRRHVAIVTTASLPWMTGTAINPLFRAAYLARSTMQKVTLVVPWLCKSDQQLVYPDNITFSSPEEQETYIRNWLQERLGFAANFKISFYPGKFSKERRSIIPAGDTSEFISSREADIAILEEPEHLNWYHHGKRWTDKFNHVIGVVHTNYLEYIKREKNGALQAFLVKHINNWVTRAYCHKVLRLSAATQDLPRSIICNVHGVNPKFLNIGEKVIADRERGHNSFSKGAYFLGKMVWAKGYKELIDLLYKHKNDLEGFKLDVYGNGEDSQAVQAAARKLDLGINFYKGKDHADDSLHGYKVFINPSVSDVLCTATAEALAMGKFVICPDHPSNEFFKSFPNCLMYKTPEEFVARVKEAMSSEPQPLTPEKRYSLSWEAATERFMEYSELDKVLKDRNGQCGEGVKRKGVRKLRLLPKFSDILDGGLAFAHYCATGNEILRMATGATPGTRDYDKQQCMDLNLLPPQIQHPVYGL
- the LOC109781057 gene encoding digalactosyldiacylglycerol synthase 1, chloroplastic isoform X2, encoding MGVDNPPPITGSGSDDGAFAFISKGWREVRDSATADLQLMRTRTDRELGRLLASASALAGPGPAPPVAAGAPFAELEFVRKRIQPKIAELRKQYSSTVLDGWPPKSGASLRVDLSGITAIRNAIVSSGKADGGDEGNKEWEVVKMIRNGLKEFERRSLSSEMSAGFRVRTDFVEKFKLSLKSMNKESQEPKDAPPLDLTEILAYLVRQSGPFLDQLGVQRDLCEKLVDTLYSKRNGRLMHPPFSGDRSLIRNEDITDELDLRIARVLESTGYHREGFWNDPAKYKISDNRRHVAIVTTASLPWMTGTAINPLFRAAYLARSTMQKVTLVVPWLCKSDQQLVYPDNITFSSPEEQETYIRNWLQERLGFAANFKISFYPGKFSKERRSIIPAGDTSEFISSREADIAILEEPEHLNWYHHGKRWTDKFNHVIGVVHTNYLEYIKREKNGALQAFLVKHINNWVTRAYCHKVLRLSAATQDLPRSIICNVHGVNPKFLNIGEKVIADRERGHNSFSKGAYFLGKMVWAKGYKELIDLLYKHKNDLEGFKLDVYGNGEDSQAVQAAARKLDLGINFYKGKDHADDSLHGYKVFINPSVSDVLCTATAEALAMGKFVICPDHPSNEFFKSFPNCLMYKTPEEFVARVKEAMSSEPQPLTPEKRYSLSWEAATERFMEYSELDKVLKDRNGQCGEGVKRKGVRKLRLLPKFSDILDGGLAFAHYCATGNEILRMATGATPGTRDYDKQQCMDLNLLPPQIQHPVYGL